One Patescibacteria group bacterium DNA segment encodes these proteins:
- the rpsO gene encoding 30S ribosomal protein S15, with product MTLRPDKKKKIIGAFQAHKKDTGSSEVQIALLTEKVKELTKHLKAHAKDFHSRQGLFKIVGNRRRLLNYLKKSHPRKYSALIKELKIRK from the coding sequence ATGACATTACGTCCTGACAAAAAAAAGAAGATCATTGGCGCTTTCCAGGCGCACAAGAAAGACACCGGCTCCTCGGAGGTCCAAATCGCGCTGCTCACCGAAAAGGTGAAAGAGCTGACCAAACATCTGAAAGCCCATGCCAAAGATTTCCATTCTCGCCAAGGGCTATTTAAGATTGTCGGGAACCGCCGGAGACTGTTAAATTATTTAAAGAAATCTCATCCGAGAAAATATTCCGCGTTAATTAAAGAATTAAAAATTAGGAAGTAA
- a CDS encoding polyribonucleotide nucleotidyltransferase: MEKFETKVGDATLTIETGKLALLASGSVTVRLGDTVLLASAVIANKPKEGVSFFPLLIDFEEKMYASGKISGSRFIKREGRASDNAILTARLTDRPLRPLFAKGFYNDVQVVITVLSADLVHDPDTLSIIGASAALMLTDAPFAGPVGAVRVGLINGELVVNPSYEQLEKDSQLDLVIAGTRDKILMIEAGAKEVDEATFAKALQFAHQALQPTLDIQEQLMKLRDKSASKEYSLMRPTPELMSEMREFVGSQASEAIYQADKIQRDASLHVLREKVWQKFATEELTELIMADAFDHLLEEELRANILKSDKRPDGRKLTEIRPLSCEVSVLPRTHGSALFNRGETQALTSTTLGSVADEQMIDTMDASTTKRYLHHYNFPPYAVGEVRPMRGPGRREIGHGALAEKALLPMIPSKEEFPYTIRVVSEILGSNGSSSMAATCGSTLSLMDAGVPIKKPVAGIAMGVITDDKGKFKILTDIAGIEDFNGDMDFKVAGTRDGITAVQLDMKVAGLGLDILEKALEQAYPARQEILAVISKCLTGPRKELSIYAPRVETIKINQDKIRDVIGSGGKIINGIIDRAGGKNITEINIEDDGTIYVSSTDAKLAAQAIKEIENLTREAEVGALYEGKVTRIMDFGAFVEIFPGTEGLVHISQLAPERVNKVTDIVKEGDIIPVIVTEIDSQGRVNLSRKAALKRQGK, encoded by the coding sequence ATGGAAAAATTTGAGACTAAAGTTGGCGATGCCACTTTAACTATCGAGACCGGGAAACTGGCATTGCTCGCTTCCGGTTCAGTCACTGTGCGCCTAGGCGATACCGTGCTTTTGGCATCAGCAGTCATCGCCAACAAACCCAAAGAGGGCGTCAGTTTCTTCCCTCTGCTGATCGATTTCGAAGAGAAAATGTATGCTTCGGGTAAAATTTCCGGAAGCAGATTTATTAAAAGAGAAGGCCGCGCTTCCGATAACGCTATTTTGACAGCGCGCTTAACCGATCGGCCGCTCCGTCCCCTCTTCGCTAAAGGCTTCTATAACGATGTCCAAGTAGTAATTACTGTTTTATCTGCCGACTTAGTGCATGATCCGGATACCTTGTCTATTATTGGCGCTTCGGCAGCCTTAATGCTCACGGATGCGCCTTTTGCGGGTCCGGTCGGAGCCGTGCGCGTGGGGTTGATTAACGGCGAATTGGTCGTTAATCCTTCCTATGAGCAATTAGAAAAAGATAGCCAGTTAGACTTGGTTATTGCCGGAACGCGCGACAAAATATTGATGATTGAAGCTGGAGCTAAAGAGGTAGACGAAGCGACTTTCGCGAAAGCTTTGCAGTTTGCTCATCAGGCTTTGCAACCAACTCTGGATATTCAAGAGCAGCTAATGAAATTGCGAGACAAGTCAGCTAGTAAAGAATATAGCCTAATGCGGCCTACTCCGGAGTTAATGTCTGAAATGCGTGAATTTGTTGGCAGCCAAGCGAGTGAGGCTATTTATCAGGCAGACAAAATTCAGCGTGACGCATCCCTGCATGTATTAAGAGAAAAAGTTTGGCAAAAATTTGCCACAGAGGAACTCACAGAGTTAATCATGGCGGATGCGTTCGACCATCTTTTAGAAGAAGAGCTGCGGGCCAATATCTTGAAATCAGATAAACGGCCAGACGGACGCAAATTAACCGAAATCCGTCCTCTCTCTTGTGAGGTTAGCGTATTGCCGCGCACACATGGGTCAGCTCTGTTTAATCGTGGTGAAACCCAAGCTCTGACGTCCACCACCCTAGGCTCGGTAGCTGATGAACAAATGATTGATACGATGGATGCCAGTACAACCAAAAGGTACCTCCATCACTATAATTTTCCTCCCTATGCTGTGGGTGAAGTTAGACCGATGCGGGGTCCGGGTCGGAGAGAAATCGGTCATGGCGCCTTAGCAGAAAAAGCTCTCCTCCCGATGATTCCTTCTAAAGAAGAATTTCCTTATACTATTCGGGTAGTTTCGGAAATATTAGGCAGTAATGGCAGTAGCTCGATGGCGGCCACTTGCGGCAGTACGCTAAGTTTGATGGACGCCGGCGTTCCGATTAAAAAGCCGGTCGCCGGGATTGCCATGGGAGTAATTACGGACGATAAGGGTAAATTCAAAATTCTCACCGACATTGCCGGGATCGAAGATTTTAACGGCGACATGGACTTTAAGGTGGCCGGAACCCGTGACGGCATTACCGCCGTGCAATTAGATATGAAAGTGGCCGGTTTAGGTCTAGATATTCTGGAGAAAGCGCTGGAACAAGCTTATCCTGCCCGGCAAGAGATTCTGGCAGTGATTAGTAAATGTCTGACCGGTCCGAGAAAAGAATTGTCTATCTATGCTCCTCGTGTCGAGACAATTAAAATTAATCAAGACAAGATCCGCGACGTCATTGGCTCGGGCGGAAAGATTATTAATGGAATTATTGATCGTGCGGGTGGAAAAAATATCACCGAAATCAACATCGAAGACGATGGCACTATTTATGTTTCTTCTACTGATGCTAAATTAGCTGCCCAGGCGATCAAAGAAATCGAAAATCTAACTCGGGAAGCCGAAGTCGGGGCACTCTACGAAGGAAAAGTTACCCGGATTATGGATTTCGGAGCTTTTGTAGAAATTTTCCCCGGTACAGAAGGATTGGTCCATATTTCTCAACTAGCACCGGAACGAGTTAATAAAGTAACTGATATAGTAAAAGAAGGAGATATTATTCCCGTCATCGTTACGGAAATAGATTCTCAAGGGCGAGTTAATTTGTCGCGGAAAGCGGCATTAAAACGCCAA